In Gemmatimonadetes bacterium SCN 70-22, a single genomic region encodes these proteins:
- a CDS encoding 50S ribosomal protein L34, which produces MGKPTYRPRNKRRVRTHGFRARMETRWGREVLSRRRKKGRKQLTVKLPSKYAAA; this is translated from the coding sequence ATGGGTAAGCCGACGTACCGTCCGCGCAACAAGCGCCGCGTTCGCACGCATGGATTTCGTGCGCGCATGGAGACGCGCTGGGGGCGCGAGGTCCTGAGCCGTCGCCGCAAGAAGGGGCGCAAGCAGTTGACCGTCAAGCTGCCGTCCAAGTACGCCGCCGCGTAG
- a CDS encoding tRNA uridine-5-carboxymethylaminomethyl(34) synthesis GTPase MnmE, with protein sequence MLLRDDTIAAVSTPAGRGAIAIVRLSGGAAHALARQVVNPWPQEARRVSLCTIIDPRDASVIDRALVTRFDAPQSYSGEPMVEIACHGGVAVSSAILEVLGFLGARGAEPGEFTQRAVLNGKMDLVQAEAVADLVDARTNAHRRAALRQLDGGLSQALSKLRDRVLHVEALLAYDIDFPEEDDGPIARAEVIRAAREVQVSLRSLLATVPLGEVAREGAVVVIAGPPNAGKSSLFNALLGETRAIVTEVPGTTRDAIEARVEAEGWPLRLIDTAGLRETTDVVERLGIEVSERHIGAAHVLLVCAESPGELEEAMGRVEHLGQGVRIAVLTKGDRGGDRAAGGDEGETEGEGETRSDPYVAVSAMTRKGLDVLVRTIVGELERSVGSLSVDLPIVTRGRHRDALAKALEELEGFLSAWEGGKVPAPVAAVHVRGATHALDELIGSVDVEDVLDRVFRSFCVGK encoded by the coding sequence ATGCTGCTTCGCGATGACACCATCGCGGCCGTCAGCACCCCCGCCGGGCGTGGCGCGATCGCGATCGTGCGCCTGAGCGGGGGTGCTGCGCATGCGTTGGCGCGGCAGGTCGTGAATCCGTGGCCACAGGAGGCTCGTCGGGTCTCGCTGTGCACGATCATCGATCCACGGGATGCGAGCGTGATCGATCGCGCGCTCGTCACGCGCTTCGATGCGCCGCAGTCGTACAGTGGCGAGCCGATGGTGGAGATTGCCTGCCACGGTGGCGTCGCGGTGTCGAGCGCGATCCTCGAGGTGCTGGGATTCCTGGGGGCACGCGGAGCCGAGCCTGGCGAGTTCACCCAGCGGGCGGTCCTGAATGGGAAGATGGACCTGGTGCAGGCCGAGGCGGTGGCAGACCTGGTCGATGCCCGGACCAATGCGCATCGCCGGGCCGCGCTTCGCCAGCTCGACGGGGGGTTGTCGCAGGCATTGTCGAAGCTGCGAGATCGTGTACTGCACGTCGAGGCATTGCTCGCCTACGACATCGACTTTCCCGAGGAGGATGACGGTCCCATTGCGCGCGCAGAGGTGATACGGGCAGCACGTGAGGTGCAGGTATCGCTACGCAGCCTCCTGGCCACGGTCCCCCTGGGCGAGGTGGCGCGCGAGGGTGCTGTGGTGGTGATCGCGGGGCCGCCGAATGCAGGGAAATCGTCGCTGTTCAACGCGCTCCTTGGTGAGACGAGAGCCATCGTGACCGAAGTCCCCGGAACGACGCGCGATGCCATCGAGGCGCGTGTCGAGGCGGAGGGATGGCCGCTGCGGCTCATCGACACGGCGGGATTGCGAGAGACGACGGACGTGGTGGAGCGATTGGGGATCGAGGTGAGCGAGCGTCACATTGGCGCCGCTCACGTCCTGCTGGTCTGCGCGGAGTCGCCGGGAGAGCTCGAGGAGGCGATGGGACGGGTGGAGCACCTCGGGCAAGGGGTGCGAATCGCGGTACTGACGAAGGGAGACCGTGGCGGGGATCGTGCTGCGGGGGGTGACGAGGGGGAGACGGAGGGGGAGGGGGAGACGCGGAGCGACCCCTACGTGGCGGTGAGTGCGATGACACGCAAAGGGCTCGATGTGCTGGTACGCACGATCGTGGGAGAACTGGAGCGATCGGTGGGGAGCCTGAGCGTGGACCTTCCGATCGTGACCCGCGGGCGTCACCGGGATGCGCTGGCGAAGGCGCTGGAGGAGCTCGAGGGGTTCCTGTCCGCGTGGGAAGGGGGGAAGGTCCCGGCCCCGGTAGCCGCGGTGCACGTGCGTGGCGCCACGCACGCCCTGGACGAACTGATCGGGAGCGTGGACGTCGAGGACGTGCTCGACCGCGTGTTCCGATCGTTCTGCGTGGGGAAGTGA
- a CDS encoding uracil phosphoribosyltransferase encodes MHTTPSEPSLTVVRHPLVQHKLTLLRDRRTPKKIFKELVDEIAMLMAYEVTTALPLEEIVVQTPLEQATGWQVSGKKLTLVPILRAGLGMVEGILRLVPSARVGHIGLYRDHDTLEPVDYYFKVPGDAAERDFFLLDPMLATGGSAVSAIDSLKRTGAVRIRFLCLVAAPEGVSRVHRAHPDVPIYCAALDRELNTHGYILPGLGDAGDRLFGTR; translated from the coding sequence GCAGCACAAGCTCACGCTGCTGCGCGATCGACGCACGCCCAAGAAGATCTTCAAGGAGCTGGTCGACGAGATCGCCATGCTGATGGCCTACGAGGTCACCACAGCGCTTCCGCTCGAGGAGATCGTGGTGCAGACACCGCTGGAGCAGGCGACCGGATGGCAGGTCAGCGGCAAGAAGCTCACCCTGGTCCCCATTCTCCGGGCCGGGCTCGGGATGGTCGAGGGAATCTTGCGCCTCGTCCCCTCCGCACGCGTGGGCCACATTGGGTTGTATCGGGATCACGACACGCTCGAACCGGTGGACTACTATTTCAAGGTCCCCGGCGACGCCGCCGAGCGTGACTTCTTCCTCCTCGATCCGATGCTCGCGACTGGTGGGAGTGCCGTCTCCGCCATCGATTCGCTCAAGCGCACGGGGGCCGTTCGCATCCGCTTTCTCTGCTTGGTGGCCGCCCCAGAGGGGGTCTCGCGCGTGCATCGGGCCCACCCCGACGTCCCCATCTATTGCGCGGCGCTCGATCGGGAGCTCAACACCCACGGCTACATCCTCCCGGGACTGGGTGACGCGGGCGATCGCCTGTTCGGCACGCGCTGA